The Zalophus californianus isolate mZalCal1 chromosome X, mZalCal1.pri.v2, whole genome shotgun sequence genome window below encodes:
- the STARD8 gene encoding stAR-related lipid transfer protein 8 isoform X2: protein MAEAPGGGPALRLPKPRTWVPWKPRGVKGARWDLPRWKPEVEAKRACKWLRATGFPQYAQLFEEGLFPLDIGSVKKDHGFLDEDSLGALCRRLMTLNNCASMKLEVHFQSKQNEDSEEEEQCSISNHWAFQRESKCWSRGGCSDLLAPPSPGLPGTSSCESVLTELSATSLPAITVSLSPEPTDLPSPCRVPSPSNQLLLSAPQGQEGPRDKAKKHRSRSFLKHLDSLRRKEKGGGRQAEPARGPATLEKATKASSFCSRRGFLSAGFYRAKNRAATSAGDCGTATQRAWEAWPVAMFRHPQRAHRGDCLVHVPGDHKPGTFPRSLSIESLLPEDGQRLADWQPGRPRGYEGRRGSCGSTGSHASIYDNMPELYPAEPLLARAAAEEDEGGGSYTHLDDILQHVWGLQQRVELWSRAVYPDLRTGDKDEEEEEEEEEEEVTSAAEMATVEVEGQAEALAQMEAPARRGSSAPGQADVPPVVPAQVQGRVQAEPLARAQAEAEAQAPGPAQHNGQEANSGGEPTSAPSLTVEDRHSVADTVASSGELDSSGKSLNEPEAAGSPAGPQALAPRERRDSGVGASLTRPCRKLRWHSFQNSHRPSLNSESLEINRQFAGQIHLLHKGSLLRLTAFMEKYTVPHKPGWVWSVPKFMKRHKTPDYRGQHVFGVPPLIHVQRTGQPLPQSIQQAMRYLRSQCLDQVGIFRKSGVKSRIQNLRQMNETSPDNVCYDGQSAYDVADLLKQYFRDLPEPIFTSKLTTTFLQIYQLLPKDQWLAAAQAATLLLPDENREVLQTLLYFLSDIASAEENQMTAGNLAVCLAPSIFHLNVSKKDSPSPRIRSKRSLAGRPGPRDLSENMAATQGLSHMISDCKKLFQVPQDMVLQLCGSYSAAELCPPGPGLAELREAQAAGRSLSLYMEESVQELLRDAAERFKGWMSMPGPQHTELACRKVEKQTSRKERGQGTQGRPVRIWLGLAEDPCSLPLSGAEAPDGHPLRVWKASTEVAAPPAVVLHRVLRERALWDEDLLRAQVLEALMPGVELYHYVTDSMAPHPCRDFVVLRMWRSDLPRGGCLLVSQSLDPEQPVPESGVRAMMLTSQYLMEPCGLGRSRLTHICRADLRGRSPDWYNKVFGHLCAMEVAKIRDSFPTLQAAGPETKL, encoded by the exons AAGTTGAAGCcaagagagcatgcaagtggctCCGAGCAACAGGATTCCCTCAGTATGCTCAGCTTTTTGAAG AAGGTCTGTTTCCCTTGGATATTGGCTCTGTGAAGAAGGACCACGGTTTTCTGGACGAGGACTCTTTGGGGGCCCTGTGCAG GAGGCTGATGACCTTGAACAACTGTGCCTCGATGAAACTGGAAGTTCACTTTCAAAGCAAGCAA AATGAAGactcagaagaagaagagcaatGTAGCATCAGCAACCACTGGGCTTTCCAGCGAGAAAGTAAATGCTGGTCTCGTGGGGGCTGCTCTGACCTGCTGGCTCCCCCGAGCCCTGGCCTGCCGGGGACCTCCAGCTGTGAGAGCGTCCTCACAGAGCTCAGTGCCACTTCCCTACCAGCCATCACCGTGAGCCTATCGCCGGAGCCAACGGACCTGCCCTCACCCTGCCGTGTCCCCAGCCCGAGCAACCAGCTCCTCCTCAGCGCCCCCCAGGGCCAAGAGGGTCCCCGGGACAAAGCCAAGAAGCACCGTTCTCGTAGCTTCCTTAAGCACCTCGATTCTCTGAGGCGGAAGGAAAAGGGTGGCGGTCGGCAAGCGGAGCCCGCGCGTGGCCCAGCCACCTTAGAGAAGGCCACCAAAGCCTCCTCTTTCTGCAGTCGCCGTGGCTTCCTCTCAGCTGGATTCTACAGGGCCAAGAACAGGGCAGCCACCTCAGCCGGTGATTGCGGCACTGCGACTCAGAGGGCCTGGGAGGCCTGGCCTGTGGCCATGTTTCGGCATCCGCAGCGGGCGCACCGGGGGGACTGCCTTGTGCACGTGCCCGGGGACCACAAGCCAGGCACATTCCCTCGCTCCCTGTCCATCGAGAGCCTGCTTCCTGAGGACGGACAGCGCCTGGCCGATTGGCAGCCAGGTAGGCCCCGGGGCTATGAAGGGCGCCGGGGTTCCTGCGGCTCCACGGGCAGCCATGCCAGCATCTATGACAACATGCCCGAGCTGTACCCAGCGGAGCCACTACTGGCCAGGGCTGCAGCCGAAGAGGACGAGGGCGGGGGCAGCTACACCCACCTGGACGATATCCTCCAGCACGTGTGGGGGCTGCAGCAACGGGTAGAGCTCTGGTCCCGGGCCGTCTACCCGGACCTGCGGACTGGAGATAAGGacgaggaagaagaggaggaagaagaggaggaggaggtcacTTCAGCAGCAGAGATGGCCACAGTTGAGGTCGAGGGGCAGGCTGAGGCTCTGGCCCAGATGGAGGCCCCGGCCCGCAGAGGGTCCTCGGCCCCGGGCCAGGCTGATGTTCCGCCAGTGGTCCCAGCTCAGGTTCAGGGTCGGGTGCAGGCCGAGCCCCTGGCACGGGCACAGGCCGAGGCCGAGGCTCAGGCCCCGGGTCCAGCCCAGCATAATGGGCAGGAGGCAAATTCAGGTGGGgagcccacctctgcccccagcctgACGGTGGAAGATAGGCACTCCGTTGCTGACACCGTGGCCTCCTCCGGCGAACTGGACAGTAGTGGAAAGTCGCTGAACGAGCCCGAGGCCGCAGGCTCGCCGGCTGGACCTCAGGCATTAGCACCGCGGGAACGACGAGATTCAGGCGTTGGCGCCTCACTTACCAGACCCTGCAG GAAGCTCCGTTGGCACAGCTTCCAGAACTCCCACCGGCCCAGCCTGAACTCAGAGTCCCTGGAGATCAATCGGCAGTTTGCCGGCCAGATCCACCTCCTGCACAAGGGCTCGCTGCTGCGGCTCACCGCCTTCATGGAGAAGTACACTGTGCCGCACAAGCCGGGATGGGTCTG GTCAGTGCCCAAGTTCATGAAAAGGCATAAGACCCCGGACTACCGGGGCCAGCACGTGTTCGGGGTGCCCCCCCTCATCCACGTGCAGCGCACCGGCCAGCCACTGCCACAGAGCATTCAGCAAGCCATGCGCTACCTGCGCAGCCAGTGCCTGGACCAG GTGGGCATCTTCCGCAAGTCGGGGGTGAAGTCCAGGATCCAGAACCTGCGCCAAATGAATGAGACCTCACCAGACAATGTTTGCTACGACGGCCAATCGGCCTACGATGTGGCCGACTTGCTGAAGCAGTATTTCCGGGACCTACCAGAGCCTATCTTCACCAGCAAGCTCACCACCACTTTTCTGCAGATCTACCAGC TCCTCCCCAAGGATCAGTGGTTGGCTGCAGCGCAGGCCGCCACCTTGCTGCTCCCCGACGAGAACCGCGAGGTCCTACAGACCCTGCTCTATTTCCTAAGTGACATCGCCTCTGCTGAAGAAAACCAGATGACAGCCGGCAACCTAGCAGTGTGCCTGGCGCCTTCCATCTTCCATCTCAACGTCTCCAAGAAGGATAGCCCCTCACCCAG GATCAGGAGCAAACGCAGCCTGGCTGGCCGGCCGGGCCCTAGGGACCTGAGTGAGAACATGGCTGCCACCCAGGGCCTATCGCACATGATCAGTGACTGCAAGAAACTTTTCCAA GTCCCCCAGGACATGGTGCTGCAACTATGTGGCTCCTACAGTGCGGCTGAGCTCTGCCCTCCCGGCCCGGGCCTGGCTGAGCTGCGGGAGGCCCAAGCTGCCGGCAGGAGCCTGAGCCTCTACATGGAGGAGAGCGTCCAGGAGCTGCTCCGTGATGCTGCCGAGCGCTTCAAGGGCTGGATGAGTATGCCAGGGCCCCAGCACACGGAGCTGGCTTGCAGGAAG GTGGAGAAGCAGACATccagaaaggagagaggacagggaaCACAGGGACGGCCTGTCCGGATCTGGCTAGGGTTAGCAGAGGACCCCTGCAGCCTTCCCTTGTCAGGGGCTGAA GCTCCAGACGGGCACCCCCTGCGTGTGTGGAAGGCGTCCACTGAGGTGGCGGCCCCTCCAGCCGTGGTGCTACACCGTGTTCTGCGGGAGAGGGCCCTCTGGGACGAGGACCTGCTGCGGGCCCAGGTGTTGGAAGCCCTGATGCCGGGCGTGGAGCTGTACCACTATGTCACCGACAGCATGGCGCCCCATCCCTGCCGCGACTTTGTGGTGCTCCG GATGTGGCGCTCCGACCTGCCCCGCGGCGGCTGTCTGCTAGTCTCCCAGTCCCTGGATCCGGAGCAGCCCGTGCCAGAGTCAGGGGTGCGGGCCATGATGCTCACTTCCCAGTACCTCATGGAGCCTTGCGGCCTGGGCCGCTCCCGGCTCACTCACATCTGCCGCGCTGATCTCAG GGGCCGTTCTCCTGACTGGTACAACAAAGTCTTTGGGCACCTGTGTGCCATGGAGGTGGCAAAGATCCGGgactccttccccaccctgcaGGCAGCTGGCCCCGAGACAAAGTTGTGA
- the STARD8 gene encoding stAR-related lipid transfer protein 8 isoform X4, with the protein MAEAPGGGPALRLPKPRTWVPWKPRGVKGARWDLPRWKPEVEAKRACKWLRATGFPQYAQLFEEGLFPLDIGSVKKDHGFLDEDSLGALCRRLMTLNNCASMKLEVHFQSKQNEDSEEEEQCSISNHWAFQRESKCWSRGGCSDLLAPPSPGLPGTSSCESVLTELSATSLPAITVSLSPEPTDLPSPCRVPSPSNQLLLSAPQGQEGPRDKAKKHRSRSFLKHLDSLRRKEKGGGRQAEPARGPATLEKATKASSFCSRRGFLSAGFYRAKNRAATSAGDCGTATQRAWEAWPVAMFRHPQRAHRGDCLVHVPGDHKPGTFPRSLSIESLLPEDGQRLADWQPGRPRGYEGRRGSCGSTGSHASIYDNMPELYPAEPLLARAAAEEDEGGGSYTHLDDILQHVWGLQQRVELWSRAVYPDLRTGDKDEEEEEEEEEEEVTSAAEMATVEVEGQAEALAQMEAPARRGSSAPGQADVPPVVPAQVQGRVQAEPLARAQAEAEAQAPGPAQHNGQEANSGGEPTSAPSLTVEDRHSVADTVASSGELDSSGKSLNEPEAAGSPAGPQALAPRERRDSGVGASLTRPCRKLRWHSFQNSHRPSLNSESLEINRQFAGQIHLLHKGSLLRLTAFMEKYTVPHKPGWVWSVPKFMKRHKTPDYRGQHVFGVPPLIHVQRTGQPLPQSIQQAMRYLRSQCLDQVGIFRKSGVKSRIQNLRQMNETSPDNVCYDGQSAYDVADLLKQYFRDLPEPIFTSKLTTTFLQIYQLLPKDQWLAAAQAATLLLPDENREVLQTLLYFLSDIASAEENQMTAGNLAVCLAPSIFHLNVSKKDSPSPRIRSKRSLAGRPGPRDLSENMAATQGLSHMISDCKKLFQVPQDMVLQLCGSYSAAELCPPGPGLAELREAQAAGRSLSLYMEESVQELLRDAAERFKGWMSMPGPQHTELACRKAPDGHPLRVWKASTEVAAPPAVVLHRVLRERALWDEDLLRAQVLEALMPGVELYHYVTDSMAPHPCRDFVVLRMWRSDLPRGGCLLVSQSLDPEQPVPESGVRAMMLTSQYLMEPCGLGRSRLTHICRADLRGRSPDWYNKVFGHLCAMEVAKIRDSFPTLQAAGPETKL; encoded by the exons AAGTTGAAGCcaagagagcatgcaagtggctCCGAGCAACAGGATTCCCTCAGTATGCTCAGCTTTTTGAAG AAGGTCTGTTTCCCTTGGATATTGGCTCTGTGAAGAAGGACCACGGTTTTCTGGACGAGGACTCTTTGGGGGCCCTGTGCAG GAGGCTGATGACCTTGAACAACTGTGCCTCGATGAAACTGGAAGTTCACTTTCAAAGCAAGCAA AATGAAGactcagaagaagaagagcaatGTAGCATCAGCAACCACTGGGCTTTCCAGCGAGAAAGTAAATGCTGGTCTCGTGGGGGCTGCTCTGACCTGCTGGCTCCCCCGAGCCCTGGCCTGCCGGGGACCTCCAGCTGTGAGAGCGTCCTCACAGAGCTCAGTGCCACTTCCCTACCAGCCATCACCGTGAGCCTATCGCCGGAGCCAACGGACCTGCCCTCACCCTGCCGTGTCCCCAGCCCGAGCAACCAGCTCCTCCTCAGCGCCCCCCAGGGCCAAGAGGGTCCCCGGGACAAAGCCAAGAAGCACCGTTCTCGTAGCTTCCTTAAGCACCTCGATTCTCTGAGGCGGAAGGAAAAGGGTGGCGGTCGGCAAGCGGAGCCCGCGCGTGGCCCAGCCACCTTAGAGAAGGCCACCAAAGCCTCCTCTTTCTGCAGTCGCCGTGGCTTCCTCTCAGCTGGATTCTACAGGGCCAAGAACAGGGCAGCCACCTCAGCCGGTGATTGCGGCACTGCGACTCAGAGGGCCTGGGAGGCCTGGCCTGTGGCCATGTTTCGGCATCCGCAGCGGGCGCACCGGGGGGACTGCCTTGTGCACGTGCCCGGGGACCACAAGCCAGGCACATTCCCTCGCTCCCTGTCCATCGAGAGCCTGCTTCCTGAGGACGGACAGCGCCTGGCCGATTGGCAGCCAGGTAGGCCCCGGGGCTATGAAGGGCGCCGGGGTTCCTGCGGCTCCACGGGCAGCCATGCCAGCATCTATGACAACATGCCCGAGCTGTACCCAGCGGAGCCACTACTGGCCAGGGCTGCAGCCGAAGAGGACGAGGGCGGGGGCAGCTACACCCACCTGGACGATATCCTCCAGCACGTGTGGGGGCTGCAGCAACGGGTAGAGCTCTGGTCCCGGGCCGTCTACCCGGACCTGCGGACTGGAGATAAGGacgaggaagaagaggaggaagaagaggaggaggaggtcacTTCAGCAGCAGAGATGGCCACAGTTGAGGTCGAGGGGCAGGCTGAGGCTCTGGCCCAGATGGAGGCCCCGGCCCGCAGAGGGTCCTCGGCCCCGGGCCAGGCTGATGTTCCGCCAGTGGTCCCAGCTCAGGTTCAGGGTCGGGTGCAGGCCGAGCCCCTGGCACGGGCACAGGCCGAGGCCGAGGCTCAGGCCCCGGGTCCAGCCCAGCATAATGGGCAGGAGGCAAATTCAGGTGGGgagcccacctctgcccccagcctgACGGTGGAAGATAGGCACTCCGTTGCTGACACCGTGGCCTCCTCCGGCGAACTGGACAGTAGTGGAAAGTCGCTGAACGAGCCCGAGGCCGCAGGCTCGCCGGCTGGACCTCAGGCATTAGCACCGCGGGAACGACGAGATTCAGGCGTTGGCGCCTCACTTACCAGACCCTGCAG GAAGCTCCGTTGGCACAGCTTCCAGAACTCCCACCGGCCCAGCCTGAACTCAGAGTCCCTGGAGATCAATCGGCAGTTTGCCGGCCAGATCCACCTCCTGCACAAGGGCTCGCTGCTGCGGCTCACCGCCTTCATGGAGAAGTACACTGTGCCGCACAAGCCGGGATGGGTCTG GTCAGTGCCCAAGTTCATGAAAAGGCATAAGACCCCGGACTACCGGGGCCAGCACGTGTTCGGGGTGCCCCCCCTCATCCACGTGCAGCGCACCGGCCAGCCACTGCCACAGAGCATTCAGCAAGCCATGCGCTACCTGCGCAGCCAGTGCCTGGACCAG GTGGGCATCTTCCGCAAGTCGGGGGTGAAGTCCAGGATCCAGAACCTGCGCCAAATGAATGAGACCTCACCAGACAATGTTTGCTACGACGGCCAATCGGCCTACGATGTGGCCGACTTGCTGAAGCAGTATTTCCGGGACCTACCAGAGCCTATCTTCACCAGCAAGCTCACCACCACTTTTCTGCAGATCTACCAGC TCCTCCCCAAGGATCAGTGGTTGGCTGCAGCGCAGGCCGCCACCTTGCTGCTCCCCGACGAGAACCGCGAGGTCCTACAGACCCTGCTCTATTTCCTAAGTGACATCGCCTCTGCTGAAGAAAACCAGATGACAGCCGGCAACCTAGCAGTGTGCCTGGCGCCTTCCATCTTCCATCTCAACGTCTCCAAGAAGGATAGCCCCTCACCCAG GATCAGGAGCAAACGCAGCCTGGCTGGCCGGCCGGGCCCTAGGGACCTGAGTGAGAACATGGCTGCCACCCAGGGCCTATCGCACATGATCAGTGACTGCAAGAAACTTTTCCAA GTCCCCCAGGACATGGTGCTGCAACTATGTGGCTCCTACAGTGCGGCTGAGCTCTGCCCTCCCGGCCCGGGCCTGGCTGAGCTGCGGGAGGCCCAAGCTGCCGGCAGGAGCCTGAGCCTCTACATGGAGGAGAGCGTCCAGGAGCTGCTCCGTGATGCTGCCGAGCGCTTCAAGGGCTGGATGAGTATGCCAGGGCCCCAGCACACGGAGCTGGCTTGCAGGAAG GCTCCAGACGGGCACCCCCTGCGTGTGTGGAAGGCGTCCACTGAGGTGGCGGCCCCTCCAGCCGTGGTGCTACACCGTGTTCTGCGGGAGAGGGCCCTCTGGGACGAGGACCTGCTGCGGGCCCAGGTGTTGGAAGCCCTGATGCCGGGCGTGGAGCTGTACCACTATGTCACCGACAGCATGGCGCCCCATCCCTGCCGCGACTTTGTGGTGCTCCG GATGTGGCGCTCCGACCTGCCCCGCGGCGGCTGTCTGCTAGTCTCCCAGTCCCTGGATCCGGAGCAGCCCGTGCCAGAGTCAGGGGTGCGGGCCATGATGCTCACTTCCCAGTACCTCATGGAGCCTTGCGGCCTGGGCCGCTCCCGGCTCACTCACATCTGCCGCGCTGATCTCAG GGGCCGTTCTCCTGACTGGTACAACAAAGTCTTTGGGCACCTGTGTGCCATGGAGGTGGCAAAGATCCGGgactccttccccaccctgcaGGCAGCTGGCCCCGAGACAAAGTTGTGA
- the STARD8 gene encoding stAR-related lipid transfer protein 8 isoform X3 yields the protein MAEAPGGGPALRLPKPRTWVPWKPRGVKGARWDLPRWKPEVEAKRACKWLRATGFPQYAQLFEEGLFPLDIGSVKKDHGFLDEDSLGALCRRLMTLNNCASMKLEVHFQSKQNEDSEEEEQCSISNHWAFQRESKCWSRGGCSDLLAPPSPGLPGTSSCESVLTELSATSLPAITVSLSPEPTDLPSPCRVPSPSNQLLLSAPQGQEGPRDKAKKHRSRSFLKHLDSLRRKEKGGGRQAEPARGPATLEKATKASSFCSRRGFLSAGFYRAKNRAATSAGDCGTATQRAWEAWPVAMFRHPQRAHRGDCLVHVPGDHKPGTFPRSLSIESLLPEDGQRLADWQPGRPRGYEGRRGSCGSTGSHASIYDNMPELYPAEPLLARAAAEEDEGGGSYTHLDDILQHVWGLQQRVELWSRAVYPDLRTGDKDEEEEEEEEEEEVTSAAEMATVEVEGQAEALAQMEAPARRGSSAPGQADVPPVVPAQVQGRVQAEPLARAQAEAEAQAPGPAQHNGQEANSGGEPTSAPSLTVEDRHSVADTVASSGELDSSGKSLNEPEAAGSPAGPQALAPRERRDSGVGASLTRPCRKLRWHSFQNSHRPSLNSESLEINRQFAGQIHLLHKGSLLRLTAFMEKYTVPHKPGWVWTLAGSAPEGGCRREEARSQQWSVPKFMKRHKTPDYRGQHVFGVPPLIHVQRTGQPLPQSIQQAMRYLRSQCLDQVGIFRKSGVKSRIQNLRQMNETSPDNVCYDGQSAYDVADLLKQYFRDLPEPIFTSKLTTTFLQIYQLLPKDQWLAAAQAATLLLPDENREVLQTLLYFLSDIASAEENQMTAGNLAVCLAPSIFHLNVSKKDSPSPRIRSKRSLAGRPGPRDLSENMAATQGLSHMISDCKKLFQVPQDMVLQLCGSYSAAELCPPGPGLAELREAQAAGRSLSLYMEESVQELLRDAAERFKGWMSMPGPQHTELACRKAPDGHPLRVWKASTEVAAPPAVVLHRVLRERALWDEDLLRAQVLEALMPGVELYHYVTDSMAPHPCRDFVVLRMWRSDLPRGGCLLVSQSLDPEQPVPESGVRAMMLTSQYLMEPCGLGRSRLTHICRADLRGRSPDWYNKVFGHLCAMEVAKIRDSFPTLQAAGPETKL from the exons AAGTTGAAGCcaagagagcatgcaagtggctCCGAGCAACAGGATTCCCTCAGTATGCTCAGCTTTTTGAAG AAGGTCTGTTTCCCTTGGATATTGGCTCTGTGAAGAAGGACCACGGTTTTCTGGACGAGGACTCTTTGGGGGCCCTGTGCAG GAGGCTGATGACCTTGAACAACTGTGCCTCGATGAAACTGGAAGTTCACTTTCAAAGCAAGCAA AATGAAGactcagaagaagaagagcaatGTAGCATCAGCAACCACTGGGCTTTCCAGCGAGAAAGTAAATGCTGGTCTCGTGGGGGCTGCTCTGACCTGCTGGCTCCCCCGAGCCCTGGCCTGCCGGGGACCTCCAGCTGTGAGAGCGTCCTCACAGAGCTCAGTGCCACTTCCCTACCAGCCATCACCGTGAGCCTATCGCCGGAGCCAACGGACCTGCCCTCACCCTGCCGTGTCCCCAGCCCGAGCAACCAGCTCCTCCTCAGCGCCCCCCAGGGCCAAGAGGGTCCCCGGGACAAAGCCAAGAAGCACCGTTCTCGTAGCTTCCTTAAGCACCTCGATTCTCTGAGGCGGAAGGAAAAGGGTGGCGGTCGGCAAGCGGAGCCCGCGCGTGGCCCAGCCACCTTAGAGAAGGCCACCAAAGCCTCCTCTTTCTGCAGTCGCCGTGGCTTCCTCTCAGCTGGATTCTACAGGGCCAAGAACAGGGCAGCCACCTCAGCCGGTGATTGCGGCACTGCGACTCAGAGGGCCTGGGAGGCCTGGCCTGTGGCCATGTTTCGGCATCCGCAGCGGGCGCACCGGGGGGACTGCCTTGTGCACGTGCCCGGGGACCACAAGCCAGGCACATTCCCTCGCTCCCTGTCCATCGAGAGCCTGCTTCCTGAGGACGGACAGCGCCTGGCCGATTGGCAGCCAGGTAGGCCCCGGGGCTATGAAGGGCGCCGGGGTTCCTGCGGCTCCACGGGCAGCCATGCCAGCATCTATGACAACATGCCCGAGCTGTACCCAGCGGAGCCACTACTGGCCAGGGCTGCAGCCGAAGAGGACGAGGGCGGGGGCAGCTACACCCACCTGGACGATATCCTCCAGCACGTGTGGGGGCTGCAGCAACGGGTAGAGCTCTGGTCCCGGGCCGTCTACCCGGACCTGCGGACTGGAGATAAGGacgaggaagaagaggaggaagaagaggaggaggaggtcacTTCAGCAGCAGAGATGGCCACAGTTGAGGTCGAGGGGCAGGCTGAGGCTCTGGCCCAGATGGAGGCCCCGGCCCGCAGAGGGTCCTCGGCCCCGGGCCAGGCTGATGTTCCGCCAGTGGTCCCAGCTCAGGTTCAGGGTCGGGTGCAGGCCGAGCCCCTGGCACGGGCACAGGCCGAGGCCGAGGCTCAGGCCCCGGGTCCAGCCCAGCATAATGGGCAGGAGGCAAATTCAGGTGGGgagcccacctctgcccccagcctgACGGTGGAAGATAGGCACTCCGTTGCTGACACCGTGGCCTCCTCCGGCGAACTGGACAGTAGTGGAAAGTCGCTGAACGAGCCCGAGGCCGCAGGCTCGCCGGCTGGACCTCAGGCATTAGCACCGCGGGAACGACGAGATTCAGGCGTTGGCGCCTCACTTACCAGACCCTGCAG GAAGCTCCGTTGGCACAGCTTCCAGAACTCCCACCGGCCCAGCCTGAACTCAGAGTCCCTGGAGATCAATCGGCAGTTTGCCGGCCAGATCCACCTCCTGCACAAGGGCTCGCTGCTGCGGCTCACCGCCTTCATGGAGAAGTACACTGTGCCGCACAAGCCGGGATGGGTCTG GACCCTGGCAGGGTCAGCCCCAGAAGGTGGGTGCAGGCGGGAGGAAGCCAGAAGCCAGCAGTG GTCAGTGCCCAAGTTCATGAAAAGGCATAAGACCCCGGACTACCGGGGCCAGCACGTGTTCGGGGTGCCCCCCCTCATCCACGTGCAGCGCACCGGCCAGCCACTGCCACAGAGCATTCAGCAAGCCATGCGCTACCTGCGCAGCCAGTGCCTGGACCAG GTGGGCATCTTCCGCAAGTCGGGGGTGAAGTCCAGGATCCAGAACCTGCGCCAAATGAATGAGACCTCACCAGACAATGTTTGCTACGACGGCCAATCGGCCTACGATGTGGCCGACTTGCTGAAGCAGTATTTCCGGGACCTACCAGAGCCTATCTTCACCAGCAAGCTCACCACCACTTTTCTGCAGATCTACCAGC TCCTCCCCAAGGATCAGTGGTTGGCTGCAGCGCAGGCCGCCACCTTGCTGCTCCCCGACGAGAACCGCGAGGTCCTACAGACCCTGCTCTATTTCCTAAGTGACATCGCCTCTGCTGAAGAAAACCAGATGACAGCCGGCAACCTAGCAGTGTGCCTGGCGCCTTCCATCTTCCATCTCAACGTCTCCAAGAAGGATAGCCCCTCACCCAG GATCAGGAGCAAACGCAGCCTGGCTGGCCGGCCGGGCCCTAGGGACCTGAGTGAGAACATGGCTGCCACCCAGGGCCTATCGCACATGATCAGTGACTGCAAGAAACTTTTCCAA GTCCCCCAGGACATGGTGCTGCAACTATGTGGCTCCTACAGTGCGGCTGAGCTCTGCCCTCCCGGCCCGGGCCTGGCTGAGCTGCGGGAGGCCCAAGCTGCCGGCAGGAGCCTGAGCCTCTACATGGAGGAGAGCGTCCAGGAGCTGCTCCGTGATGCTGCCGAGCGCTTCAAGGGCTGGATGAGTATGCCAGGGCCCCAGCACACGGAGCTGGCTTGCAGGAAG GCTCCAGACGGGCACCCCCTGCGTGTGTGGAAGGCGTCCACTGAGGTGGCGGCCCCTCCAGCCGTGGTGCTACACCGTGTTCTGCGGGAGAGGGCCCTCTGGGACGAGGACCTGCTGCGGGCCCAGGTGTTGGAAGCCCTGATGCCGGGCGTGGAGCTGTACCACTATGTCACCGACAGCATGGCGCCCCATCCCTGCCGCGACTTTGTGGTGCTCCG GATGTGGCGCTCCGACCTGCCCCGCGGCGGCTGTCTGCTAGTCTCCCAGTCCCTGGATCCGGAGCAGCCCGTGCCAGAGTCAGGGGTGCGGGCCATGATGCTCACTTCCCAGTACCTCATGGAGCCTTGCGGCCTGGGCCGCTCCCGGCTCACTCACATCTGCCGCGCTGATCTCAG GGGCCGTTCTCCTGACTGGTACAACAAAGTCTTTGGGCACCTGTGTGCCATGGAGGTGGCAAAGATCCGGgactccttccccaccctgcaGGCAGCTGGCCCCGAGACAAAGTTGTGA